The Mesorhizobium loti genome includes a region encoding these proteins:
- a CDS encoding L-rhamnose mutarotase, with protein MQRMGMVLGLKPEKVEEYVRLHATVWPDVLTMISACNIKNYSIYLKRPENLLFSTFEYHGTDYQADMAKMAADPKTQEWWAVCMPCQEPLATRKEGEWWAEMDEVFHHD; from the coding sequence ATGCAGCGGATGGGTATGGTTCTGGGGCTGAAGCCGGAAAAAGTCGAGGAGTATGTCCGCCTCCATGCCACCGTCTGGCCCGACGTGCTGACCATGATCTCGGCCTGCAACATCAAGAACTACTCGATCTACCTGAAGCGGCCGGAGAACCTGCTGTTCAGCACTTTCGAATACCACGGCACCGACTACCAAGCCGACATGGCCAAGATGGCGGCCGACCCGAAGACGCAGGAATGGTGGGCCGTCTGCATGCCTTGCCAGGAGCCGCTGGCGACGCGCAAGGAGGGCGAATGGTGGGCCGAGATGGATGAAGTCTTCCATCATGACTGA
- a CDS encoding Gfo/Idh/MocA family oxidoreductase — protein sequence MTEGGFDPALLVQSWPKPAKPRPIVTFGAGSIVGDAHFPAYRKAGFPVAGLYDPDHARAEKLAGQWGVTAFRSAEEAAAVEGAIFDLATPPSRHADVLKSLPDGAVALIQKPMGSNLAEATAILEICRAKKLHAAVNFQLRFAPMMLALKDAIGKGWLGEIVDFDAWLALATPWELWEFLLKAPRVEIAMHSIHYLDLIRQLLGDPRGVHAKTLGHPNHKVAQTRTSAILDYGDTLRCALSINHDHKFGRRHQACEFRICGTEGAAYLKLGLNLDYPTGEPDILEIFPKGGTDWIAVPLAGEWFPDAFVGRMANVQRFAAGEDATLISPAEDAWGTMALVEAAYQSSAAPATPIAERP from the coding sequence ATGACTGAAGGCGGTTTCGACCCTGCCTTGCTCGTCCAGTCCTGGCCCAAGCCCGCGAAACCCAGGCCGATCGTCACCTTCGGCGCGGGATCGATCGTCGGCGACGCGCATTTCCCCGCCTATAGGAAGGCGGGCTTTCCGGTCGCCGGCCTTTACGATCCGGATCATGCCCGGGCTGAAAAACTGGCCGGCCAATGGGGTGTGACAGCTTTTCGCTCGGCCGAGGAGGCTGCTGCCGTCGAGGGGGCGATCTTCGACCTTGCCACGCCGCCGTCGCGTCATGCCGATGTGCTGAAATCCCTGCCCGACGGCGCGGTCGCGCTGATCCAGAAGCCGATGGGCAGCAACCTTGCCGAGGCGACCGCGATCCTCGAGATCTGCCGTGCCAAAAAGCTCCACGCGGCGGTGAACTTCCAGTTGCGCTTCGCGCCGATGATGCTGGCGCTCAAAGACGCCATCGGCAAGGGCTGGCTCGGCGAGATCGTCGACTTCGACGCCTGGCTGGCGCTGGCGACGCCGTGGGAGCTTTGGGAGTTCCTGCTCAAGGCGCCGCGCGTCGAGATCGCCATGCATTCGATCCACTATCTCGACCTGATCAGGCAATTGCTTGGCGACCCCAGAGGTGTCCACGCCAAGACGCTCGGCCACCCCAATCACAAGGTGGCGCAGACGCGCACCAGCGCCATCCTCGACTATGGCGACACCCTGCGTTGCGCCCTGTCGATCAACCACGACCACAAATTCGGCCGCCGGCACCAGGCCTGCGAGTTCCGCATCTGCGGCACAGAGGGTGCCGCCTACCTCAAGCTGGGTCTCAATCTCGACTATCCCACAGGCGAACCGGATATTCTGGAAATCTTTCCGAAGGGCGGGACGGATTGGATTGCTGTACCGCTTGCCGGCGAGTGGTTTCCCGACGCCTTTGTCGGCCGCATGGCCAATGTCCAGCGCTTTGCCGCTGGCGAAGATGCTACGCTGATAAGCCCCGCCGAGGATGCGTGGGGCACGATGGCGCTGGTCGAGGCGGCGTATCAGTCAAGTGCGGCACCGGCGACGCCGATCGCGGAAAGACCCTGA
- a CDS encoding dehydratase: protein MMEQIQYFEDYEIGASRLTSGRTITETDFIVHAGHTGDFFPHHMDAEYMKTTPFGQRIAHGTLVFSVGIGLTASIVNPVAFSYGYDRLRFIKPVFIGDTIRTRTTIAAREDDPKRPGSGRVIERCEVINQRGEVVLAADHIYIVERRPVQG from the coding sequence CTGATGGAACAGATCCAGTATTTCGAGGACTATGAGATCGGCGCGTCGCGCCTGACCAGCGGCCGCACCATCACCGAGACCGACTTCATCGTCCATGCCGGGCACACCGGCGATTTCTTTCCGCACCACATGGACGCCGAATATATGAAGACGACGCCGTTCGGCCAGCGCATCGCGCACGGCACGCTGGTGTTCTCGGTCGGCATCGGGCTGACGGCAAGCATCGTCAATCCCGTCGCCTTTTCCTATGGTTATGACCGGTTGCGCTTCATCAAGCCGGTGTTCATCGGCGACACGATCCGCACCCGCACCACCATCGCGGCCAGGGAGGACGATCCCAAGCGGCCGGGTTCGGGACGGGTGATCGAGCGCTGCGAGGTGATCAACCAGCGCGGCGAAGTGGTGCTCGCGGCAGACCACATCTACATCGTCGAGCGCAGGCCGGTACAAGGCTGA
- a CDS encoding ABC transporter permease subunit codes for MLVWSRSGRLVLWVLFALLFGVLFLAPLAVILLSSLADQWNGVLPNGLTTEHYTDVVRGSAWNAVKASLITGFLASALALVSGTWAALSLRLQGHALRRLLGLLFFIPSAVPSVSVGLGLLVAFSHPPLLLNGTIAIVMIAHFVLISAFTFGNVSAGLARLSPDFEQVASSLGARPAYRLWHVTLPLLAPYLVAAFGLSFALSMGELGATVMVYPPGWVTLPVSIFSLTDRGDIFAGAALTMILVVATLALLLGLERITKRATGA; via the coding sequence ATGCTGGTCTGGTCGCGCTCCGGTCGTCTTGTCCTGTGGGTGCTTTTCGCGCTGCTGTTTGGCGTGCTGTTCCTGGCGCCGCTCGCGGTCATCCTCTTGTCCAGTCTTGCCGACCAGTGGAACGGCGTGCTGCCCAACGGCCTGACGACAGAGCATTATACCGACGTCGTTCGAGGTTCGGCGTGGAACGCGGTGAAGGCGAGCCTGATCACCGGTTTCCTGGCCAGCGCACTGGCGCTGGTCAGCGGCACCTGGGCGGCACTGTCGCTGCGCCTCCAGGGTCATGCCTTGCGGCGCTTGCTCGGCCTCTTGTTCTTCATCCCAAGTGCGGTGCCTTCGGTGTCCGTCGGCCTTGGCTTGCTGGTTGCGTTCAGCCATCCACCGCTGCTGCTCAACGGTACGATCGCGATCGTCATGATCGCGCATTTCGTGCTGATCTCGGCTTTCACCTTTGGCAATGTCTCGGCCGGGCTGGCACGGCTGTCACCCGACTTCGAACAGGTGGCGTCAAGCCTCGGCGCGCGGCCGGCTTACCGGCTCTGGCATGTCACGCTGCCGTTGCTCGCCCCCTATCTCGTCGCCGCCTTCGGCCTCAGCTTCGCGCTGTCCATGGGTGAGCTTGGCGCCACCGTCATGGTCTACCCGCCGGGTTGGGTGACACTGCCGGTCTCGATCTTCAGCCTCACCGATCGCGGCGACATCTTTGCCGGTGCGGCACTCACCATGATCCTGGTCGTGGCGACGCTGGCCCTGCTGCTTGGGCTGGAACGCATCACCAAGCGAGCTACCGGCGCATAG
- a CDS encoding 2-aminoethylphosphonate ABC transporter permease subunit, with amino-acid sequence MKFSSGKLWIVPPAALLALLFFYPLALIARQAFLDDSGVANFAEVIRVLHSRFFLNALINTVSISVAATAGCLIVGLVLALILAFVPFPGSGFIARLIDTFIALPTFLVTLAFTFLYGSAGMLNAGLMETFSLPLPPVDFLYSAWGVILAEVTVYTPFILRPLLAAFSLVDRGQIEAASVLGARPFRIVRQVILPAAIPALIAGGSLCLLLTVNEFGIVLFIGAKGVITLPLLIYGKAIQESAYQVACIIAMINIALSLGLFGLYRFAAGRLGA; translated from the coding sequence ATGAAGTTCTCGTCGGGAAAATTGTGGATCGTACCGCCGGCGGCGCTGCTGGCGCTGCTGTTCTTCTACCCGCTGGCGCTGATTGCCCGCCAAGCCTTCCTCGACGACAGCGGCGTCGCCAATTTCGCCGAAGTGATCCGGGTGCTGCATTCGCGCTTCTTCCTCAACGCGCTGATCAACACCGTGTCGATCTCGGTCGCGGCGACAGCCGGATGCCTGATTGTCGGTCTCGTGCTGGCGCTGATCCTGGCCTTCGTGCCGTTCCCCGGCAGCGGCTTCATCGCCCGGCTGATCGATACCTTCATCGCGCTGCCGACATTCCTGGTGACGCTTGCCTTCACCTTCCTCTACGGCTCCGCCGGCATGCTCAATGCCGGGCTGATGGAGACCTTTTCGCTGCCGCTGCCGCCCGTCGATTTCCTCTATTCGGCGTGGGGCGTGATCCTGGCCGAGGTCACTGTCTACACACCCTTCATCCTGCGGCCGCTGCTTGCGGCCTTCTCATTGGTCGACCGTGGTCAGATCGAAGCGGCAAGCGTGCTCGGCGCGCGGCCGTTTCGCATCGTCCGCCAGGTCATCCTGCCGGCGGCAATCCCGGCACTCATCGCCGGCGGCAGCCTCTGCCTGCTTTTGACCGTCAACGAATTCGGCATCGTGCTGTTCATCGGCGCCAAGGGCGTCATCACCCTGCCGCTGCTGATCTATGGCAAGGCGATCCAGGAATCGGCCTATCAGGTCGCCTGCATCATCGCCATGATCAACATCGCGCTGTCGCTCGGCCTGTTCGGCCTCTACCGCTTCGCCGCCGGCCGGTTGGGAGCCTAG
- a CDS encoding 2-aminoethylphosphonate ABC transporter substrate-binding protein, which produces MKSRNATVAMAFAASLLASSALIGPALADGVVTIYSADGLHDGNGSWFETEFAAFTKATGITVQYIEAGSGGVVERVAKEKSNPQADVLVTLPPFVQRAAADGLLQDYKPEAADQIDGGTDKYRPLVNNYMNFIYNSAVLSEAPKAYNDLLDPKFKGKIQYSTPGQAGDGTAVMLQVIHAFGGEDAGFDFMKKLQDNNVGPSASTGKLTALVNKGELHVANGDLQMNLSQMADNPNIKVFWPAGPDGVRSTFALPYEIGLVTGAPNADNGKKLIDFLLSKEAQSSISSVALGMPARKDVTPSDANFAKAQDAMKGVKIWSPNWDDALSKLPDYVKRWNEATGS; this is translated from the coding sequence ATGAAATCGCGCAATGCAACCGTAGCTATGGCCTTCGCCGCGTCGCTGTTGGCGTCCTCGGCTCTTATTGGACCGGCGCTTGCCGACGGCGTCGTCACCATCTATTCCGCCGACGGCCTGCATGACGGCAATGGCAGCTGGTTCGAGACCGAATTCGCCGCCTTCACCAAGGCTACCGGCATCACCGTGCAGTACATCGAGGCAGGCTCGGGCGGTGTCGTCGAGCGCGTCGCCAAGGAGAAGTCGAACCCGCAGGCCGACGTCCTGGTGACCTTGCCGCCCTTCGTGCAGCGCGCCGCCGCTGACGGGCTGCTGCAGGATTACAAGCCGGAAGCGGCGGACCAGATCGATGGCGGCACCGACAAGTACCGGCCGCTGGTCAACAACTACATGAATTTCATCTACAACAGCGCCGTCCTGTCGGAGGCGCCGAAGGCTTACAACGATCTGCTCGACCCGAAGTTCAAGGGCAAGATCCAGTACTCGACCCCCGGCCAGGCCGGTGACGGCACCGCCGTCATGCTGCAGGTGATCCACGCCTTTGGCGGCGAGGATGCCGGCTTCGACTTCATGAAAAAGCTGCAGGACAACAATGTCGGCCCGTCCGCCTCGACCGGCAAGCTGACCGCTCTGGTCAACAAGGGCGAACTGCATGTCGCCAATGGCGATCTGCAGATGAACCTGTCGCAGATGGCCGACAATCCCAACATCAAGGTGTTCTGGCCGGCTGGGCCAGACGGCGTGCGCTCCACCTTCGCGCTGCCCTATGAAATCGGCCTGGTCACCGGTGCGCCCAACGCCGACAATGGCAAGAAGCTGATCGACTTCCTGCTCTCCAAGGAAGCGCAGTCGAGCATCAGCTCCGTTGCGCTCGGCATGCCGGCGCGCAAGGACGTGACGCCATCCGACGCCAACTTCGCCAAGGCGCAGGATGCGATGAAGGGCGTGAAGATATGGTCGCCGAACTGGGACGACGCACTGAGCAAGCTCCCCGACTACGTCAAGCGCTGGAACGAAGCGACCGGAAGTTGA